From the Corallococcus silvisoli genome, one window contains:
- a CDS encoding GGDEF domain-containing response regulator, giving the protein MAGPILVVDDDLFFRQLATDLLSRRGHRVVAVENATLALEEVARATFDVVLTDVVMPGVDGFALTSRLRERDPEQEVILVSHRDDVQGSEVALRLGVADCLTKPIEEADLQLAVDRAMERAQLRHERARLQDENLEFARFHNLQQRCLELLSHPDLEWLQERVIADLGAVCDAQSAALWVVDDRGDLALRAYRGLLDKQFLPEKMSPEGPLSLRLREAAPWLARDERSPVLYVPLVAAGEVMGLAQLSDPLTGDFRSEHTRDAKVLADFAAVGVKNGRKLMALQRLGLRDRDTAAYNLSYFTDYASKEIYKARRYGRTFSLLTFSIDNLPLVRVRLGAQDAKKAVRGIIKALSKIIRDSDVIAKASDQEFYLLLPETDFFGAMMFVRRAVAAVRDEPEVQDVEQRLPLALVGGASTFPKDGEDFDELVHRCRRRMDERRASLQRRLMLDGLPFWDEVDLLLGTPNSPRLPTDDRAEPSRRGKVADVLFDELQVEIARELVRDPGSRGLLYVGGPEIRADLPLAVGLEQAPPDLSSRIYLLGRRVDLESHAALTPVFLEGDDRVARHEFILWLSESASYALIQRRGRGATWGFHTSDTAVVDGLISKLQAEYDLQPY; this is encoded by the coding sequence GTGGCCGGTCCCATCCTCGTCGTCGACGACGACCTGTTCTTCCGACAACTCGCCACGGACCTGCTGTCGCGCCGCGGGCACCGCGTGGTGGCGGTGGAGAACGCCACCCTCGCCCTGGAAGAGGTGGCGCGGGCGACGTTCGACGTGGTCCTCACCGACGTGGTGATGCCCGGCGTGGACGGCTTCGCGCTCACCTCGCGCCTGCGCGAGCGGGACCCGGAGCAGGAGGTCATCCTCGTCAGCCACCGCGACGACGTGCAGGGGTCGGAGGTCGCGCTGCGGCTGGGCGTGGCGGACTGCCTCACCAAGCCCATCGAAGAGGCGGACCTGCAGCTCGCGGTGGACCGCGCCATGGAGCGCGCGCAGCTGCGCCACGAGCGCGCGCGGCTCCAGGACGAGAACCTGGAGTTCGCCCGCTTCCACAACCTCCAGCAGCGCTGCCTGGAGCTGCTCTCCCATCCGGACCTGGAGTGGCTCCAGGAGCGCGTCATCGCGGACCTGGGCGCGGTGTGCGACGCGCAGAGCGCCGCGCTGTGGGTGGTGGACGACCGGGGAGACCTGGCGCTGCGCGCGTACCGGGGCCTGCTCGACAAGCAGTTCCTGCCGGAGAAGATGAGCCCGGAGGGCCCGCTGTCGCTGCGCCTGCGGGAAGCGGCGCCGTGGCTCGCGCGCGATGAGCGCTCGCCGGTGCTGTACGTCCCGCTGGTGGCCGCGGGCGAGGTGATGGGGCTCGCGCAGCTGTCCGACCCGCTCACGGGCGACTTCCGTTCGGAGCACACGCGCGACGCGAAGGTGCTGGCGGACTTCGCCGCGGTGGGCGTGAAGAACGGCCGCAAGCTGATGGCGCTCCAGCGCCTGGGCCTGCGCGACCGCGACACCGCCGCGTACAACCTCAGCTACTTCACCGACTACGCCTCCAAGGAGATCTACAAGGCGCGGCGGTACGGGCGCACGTTCTCGCTGCTCACCTTCAGCATCGACAACCTGCCGCTGGTGCGCGTGCGGCTGGGCGCGCAGGACGCGAAGAAGGCCGTGCGCGGCATCATCAAGGCGCTCAGCAAGATCATCCGCGACTCGGACGTCATCGCGAAGGCGAGCGACCAGGAGTTCTACCTCCTCCTGCCGGAGACGGACTTCTTCGGCGCGATGATGTTCGTGCGCCGCGCGGTGGCCGCGGTGCGCGACGAGCCGGAGGTCCAGGACGTGGAGCAGCGCCTGCCCCTGGCGCTGGTGGGCGGGGCCAGCACCTTCCCCAAGGACGGCGAGGACTTCGACGAGCTGGTGCACCGCTGCCGCCGCCGCATGGACGAGCGCCGCGCGTCGCTCCAGCGCCGGCTGATGTTGGACGGGCTGCCGTTCTGGGACGAGGTGGACCTGCTGCTGGGCACGCCCAACAGCCCGCGCCTGCCCACGGACGACCGCGCCGAGCCCAGCCGCCGGGGCAAGGTGGCGGACGTGCTCTTCGACGAGCTCCAGGTGGAGATCGCGCGCGAGCTGGTGCGCGACCCCGGCTCGCGCGGGCTGCTGTACGTGGGCGGCCCGGAGATCCGCGCGGACCTCCCGCTGGCGGTGGGCCTGGAGCAGGCGCCTCCGGACCTGTCGTCGCGCATCTACCTGCTGGGCCGGCGCGTGGACCTGGAGTCGCACGCGGCGCTCACGCCGGTGTTCCTGGAAGGGGATGACCGCGTGGCGCGCCATGAGTTCATCCTCTGGCTGTCGGAGAGCGCCTCGTACGCGCTCATCCAGCGGCGCGGCCGGGGCGCGACGTGGGGGTTCCACACCTCGGACACCGCGGTGGTGGACGGGCTCATCTCCAAGCTGCAGGCCGAATACGACCTGCAGCCCTACTGA
- a CDS encoding Kelch repeat-containing protein: MAPRFVRSTLLAASLLALVPACGQKEVRPSLDLITVACAGTPPLEGATHLRFRVTGPGLDAPLERVSTVDWTGEDVPALPAGHARVLEVRAYAGAPDQGGQLVSLGRSRPFDVAEGQAAPVRVFLRRLGAFVPVNLASSPGTCSVPAEVRAGHTATTLPDGRVLIAGGFAPRVDGARPVSGSTEVFDPADGTFLPGPDVGPRAFHTASLLPDGKVLLTGGAESFAPVSLQRTSRFVDLGAGTVSELAPKVARYQHAAAVDVDGHVLLVGGRTADGSPVFTAEAFDMASGRFVDVAGEVRRVDTSLTVLEDGRTFLVAGGADMAGPVPEVLAVGFAGTDLQWLAHVPPRLRVPRVGATVAVLGRPEESPRPLLMGGFDGVDPARGARAVGASELLEDVRTVSDGPSLLPRSQPCAVSLPDGRVMVLGGRGTDSGATSATAWAELITPHPGARPTVLGLKLLPQPHAWHTCSALPDGSVLVVGGVDDSTEEIRAPVEALVMMPPPRD, encoded by the coding sequence ATGGCTCCGCGCTTCGTCCGCTCCACGCTCCTGGCCGCCTCCCTCCTGGCCCTGGTCCCTGCCTGCGGGCAGAAGGAGGTCCGTCCCTCCCTGGACCTCATCACGGTGGCCTGCGCCGGGACGCCGCCCCTGGAGGGCGCGACGCACCTGCGCTTCCGCGTGACGGGCCCGGGGCTCGACGCGCCCCTCGAGCGGGTGTCGACGGTGGACTGGACGGGTGAGGACGTGCCGGCCCTGCCGGCGGGCCATGCCCGGGTGTTGGAGGTGCGCGCCTACGCGGGCGCCCCGGATCAGGGCGGGCAGCTGGTGTCGCTGGGGCGCTCCAGGCCCTTCGACGTGGCGGAGGGGCAGGCCGCGCCGGTGCGCGTGTTCCTGCGGCGGCTGGGGGCCTTCGTGCCCGTGAACCTGGCGTCGAGCCCCGGCACGTGCTCGGTGCCCGCGGAGGTGCGCGCCGGGCACACGGCCACGACGCTGCCGGACGGACGGGTGTTGATCGCCGGGGGCTTCGCGCCCCGGGTGGATGGGGCGCGGCCGGTGTCTGGGTCCACGGAGGTGTTCGATCCGGCGGACGGGACGTTCCTGCCCGGGCCCGACGTGGGGCCGAGGGCGTTCCACACGGCGTCGCTGCTGCCAGATGGCAAGGTGCTGCTGACGGGAGGCGCGGAGTCGTTCGCCCCGGTGTCGCTGCAGCGCACGTCGCGCTTCGTGGACCTGGGGGCGGGCACCGTGAGCGAGCTCGCGCCGAAGGTGGCGCGCTACCAGCACGCGGCGGCGGTGGACGTGGACGGGCACGTGCTGCTGGTGGGCGGACGCACGGCGGATGGGAGCCCGGTGTTCACGGCGGAAGCCTTCGACATGGCCTCGGGTCGCTTCGTCGACGTGGCCGGAGAGGTGCGGCGTGTCGACACGTCGCTGACCGTGCTGGAGGACGGGAGGACCTTCCTGGTCGCGGGCGGCGCGGACATGGCAGGGCCTGTCCCGGAGGTGCTGGCCGTCGGGTTCGCCGGAACGGACCTCCAGTGGCTGGCCCACGTGCCGCCAAGGCTGCGGGTGCCTCGGGTGGGCGCGACCGTGGCGGTGCTGGGGCGGCCGGAGGAATCCCCGCGCCCGTTGCTGATGGGCGGCTTCGACGGTGTGGACCCGGCCCGGGGCGCGCGGGCGGTGGGGGCCTCCGAGCTCCTGGAGGACGTGAGGACCGTGAGTGACGGCCCCTCGCTGCTGCCCCGGAGCCAACCGTGCGCGGTGTCGCTGCCGGACGGTCGGGTGATGGTGCTGGGCGGGCGGGGGACGGACTCCGGCGCGACGTCCGCGACGGCCTGGGCGGAGTTGATCACCCCGCATCCGGGCGCGCGGCCCACCGTGCTGGGCCTGAAGCTGCTGCCGCAGCCTCACGCGTGGCACACGTGCTCGGCGCTCCCGGATGGCTCCGTGCTGGTGGTGGGCGGCGTGGACGACAGCACCGAGGAGATCCGTGCCCCCGTCGAGGCTCTGGTGATGATGCCTCCGCCTCGCGACTGA
- a CDS encoding sensor histidine kinase, producing MKLSLATRIFLGYALVLLTFGTVSLFSVAELHRNRLEIRLVSQGYLQLSQDAAALETFQTSQEKDTERVLEQNSVETRRALIRLASLYYAPQMAQRLEAARGKAREVLTFAPGGEVPFVMELDSRFAELSRNSQAYGRAVEAVFTALSSESPESQDVARATAELRQLESAIGRELRVLRATLGNRIRERVDGAEERERRTGLTIIALSIMAIGVGVGVTAWSARTLRPVRTLIEGVSRIGRGDYSAQLGVRGEDEVALLAREFDQMARSLQAREAQLKSQAEALMRAEQLAAVGRISAQIVHEVRNPLSSIGLNVELLQDAVDSAAFDSADTAAEARELLSAVTHEVDRLTDVTEQYLRMARPARPDLEPEDIIAVLDGVLDFTREELVRAGVEVVRDFAPDTPRVLADQGQLRQVFLNLLRNSREAMPTGGRLTVATAPRDADVEVTVRDTGDGMTEEVRRHLFEPFFTTKEGGTGLGLAVSQQILQAHGGSLSCQSIPGQGTTFVLRLPRA from the coding sequence ATGAAGCTCTCGCTCGCCACCCGCATCTTCCTGGGCTACGCGCTGGTGCTGCTGACGTTCGGGACGGTGTCCCTCTTCAGCGTGGCGGAGCTGCACCGCAACCGGTTGGAGATCCGGCTCGTCAGCCAGGGCTACCTCCAGCTGTCCCAGGACGCCGCGGCGCTGGAGACCTTCCAGACCAGCCAGGAGAAGGACACCGAACGGGTCCTGGAGCAGAACAGCGTGGAGACGCGCCGCGCGCTCATCCGGCTGGCGAGCCTCTACTACGCGCCCCAGATGGCCCAGCGGCTGGAGGCCGCCCGCGGCAAGGCCCGCGAGGTGCTCACCTTCGCCCCTGGCGGCGAGGTGCCCTTCGTGATGGAGCTGGACTCTCGCTTCGCGGAGCTGTCGCGCAACTCCCAGGCCTACGGCCGCGCGGTGGAGGCCGTGTTCACCGCGCTCTCCTCCGAATCCCCCGAGAGCCAGGACGTGGCGCGCGCCACCGCCGAGCTGCGGCAGCTGGAGAGCGCCATTGGCCGGGAGCTGCGCGTGCTGCGCGCCACGCTGGGCAACCGCATCCGCGAGCGCGTGGATGGCGCCGAGGAGCGCGAGCGCCGCACCGGGCTCACCATCATCGCGCTGTCCATCATGGCCATTGGCGTGGGCGTGGGCGTCACCGCGTGGAGCGCCCGCACGCTGCGCCCGGTGCGCACCCTCATCGAGGGCGTGTCCCGCATTGGCCGGGGTGACTACTCCGCCCAGCTGGGCGTGCGCGGCGAGGACGAGGTCGCCTTGCTCGCGCGCGAGTTCGACCAGATGGCCCGCTCGCTCCAGGCGCGCGAGGCGCAGCTCAAGTCCCAGGCCGAGGCGCTGATGCGCGCCGAACAGCTGGCCGCCGTGGGCCGCATCTCCGCGCAGATCGTCCACGAGGTGCGCAACCCGCTGTCCTCCATTGGCCTCAACGTGGAGCTGCTCCAGGACGCCGTGGACAGCGCGGCGTTCGACTCCGCCGACACCGCCGCCGAGGCGCGGGAGCTGCTCTCCGCCGTCACCCACGAGGTGGACCGCCTCACCGACGTCACCGAACAGTACCTGCGCATGGCCCGCCCGGCCCGGCCGGACCTGGAGCCCGAGGACATCATCGCGGTGCTCGACGGCGTGCTCGACTTCACCCGCGAGGAGCTGGTGCGCGCGGGCGTGGAGGTGGTGCGCGACTTCGCGCCCGACACGCCCCGGGTGCTCGCGGACCAGGGCCAGCTGCGGCAGGTGTTCCTCAACCTCCTGCGCAACAGCCGGGAGGCCATGCCCACCGGAGGCAGGCTCACCGTGGCCACCGCGCCGCGCGACGCCGACGTGGAGGTCACCGTGCGCGACACCGGCGACGGCATGACGGAGGAGGTCCGCCGCCACCTCTTCGAGCCCTTCTTCACCACCAAGGAGGGCGGCACGGGCCTGGGGCTCGCGGTGAGCCAACAAATCCTCCAGGCCCACGGGGGCTCGCTCTCCTGCCAGAGTATTCCCGGCCAGGGGACGACCTTCGTGTTAAGGCTTCCCCGCGCATGA
- a CDS encoding DUF4388 domain-containing protein: MAQVRKILIADPDLDSVRALSRALRTKGYQVHYAPDGSRALEVAVLRHPDLTLFDEACRLLDARTFVQILRTNPRTEDIPVVLTTSSLDTDRARGMRDGTLRKPFNLDEVLSRIEHIFRRNEAAKDLKSEQQEIEGSLSQLSIPDLMQILGMNKRNGRLALERGSERGEITVSDGRTVNARLGRVEGEKALFRLLSWTEGNFTFTPGTSAARPRINRAMDDALLEGMRQSDEVNRLLPGLPPRHTRLMLAPEVDLSEEQHPVTAQVMELLRQPRALGEVLDLAPATDMEVLGVLSTLLQKGVARPTESEGQNLGAGDLIGAAEVHALRGRLLRTRTLAKVATAKVFVCGSGSSAARRILARVPGLEALSADPTAVKSGFGTLGRLALSDVLNVDFCVLPPAEAARPLWRPFSAGSIGALLMDTSEPAVRLAHYLAWEVRIPIVVVGTEIPAPLQGAPAGASAPGEDLTDALRAMLVQALNPAPTLPGVSQVQRAAVVTPP; the protein is encoded by the coding sequence TTGGCCCAGGTGCGGAAGATCCTCATCGCCGACCCCGACCTCGACTCGGTGCGCGCCCTGTCGAGGGCGCTGCGCACCAAGGGCTATCAGGTGCACTACGCGCCGGATGGCTCGCGGGCGCTGGAGGTCGCGGTGCTGCGGCACCCGGACCTGACGCTCTTCGACGAGGCGTGCCGGCTGCTGGACGCGCGCACGTTCGTTCAAATCCTGCGCACCAACCCGCGCACCGAGGACATCCCGGTGGTCCTCACCACGTCCAGCCTGGACACGGACCGGGCGCGGGGCATGCGGGACGGCACGCTGCGCAAGCCGTTCAACCTGGACGAGGTGCTCAGCCGCATCGAGCACATCTTCCGGCGCAATGAAGCGGCCAAGGACCTCAAGAGCGAGCAGCAGGAGATCGAAGGGTCGCTCAGCCAGCTCAGCATCCCGGACCTGATGCAGATCCTGGGCATGAACAAGCGCAACGGCCGGCTGGCGCTGGAGCGCGGCTCGGAGCGCGGGGAGATCACCGTCTCCGATGGGCGCACGGTGAACGCGCGGCTCGGGAGGGTGGAGGGGGAGAAGGCGCTGTTCCGGCTCCTGTCGTGGACCGAAGGCAACTTCACCTTCACGCCGGGCACCAGCGCCGCGCGCCCGCGCATCAACCGCGCGATGGACGACGCGCTCCTGGAGGGCATGCGTCAGTCGGACGAGGTGAACCGCCTGCTGCCGGGCCTGCCGCCGCGCCACACGCGGCTGATGCTGGCGCCGGAGGTGGACCTCTCCGAGGAGCAGCACCCGGTGACGGCGCAGGTGATGGAGCTGCTCCGCCAGCCGCGCGCGCTGGGCGAGGTGCTGGACCTGGCGCCCGCCACGGACATGGAGGTGCTGGGCGTGCTGTCCACGCTGCTCCAGAAGGGCGTGGCGCGGCCCACGGAGAGCGAAGGCCAGAACCTGGGCGCGGGGGACCTCATCGGCGCGGCGGAGGTGCACGCGCTGCGCGGGCGCCTGCTGCGCACGCGGACCCTGGCGAAGGTGGCGACGGCGAAGGTGTTCGTGTGCGGCAGTGGTTCGTCCGCGGCGCGGCGCATCCTGGCGCGGGTGCCGGGGCTGGAGGCGCTGTCGGCGGACCCCACGGCGGTGAAGAGCGGCTTCGGGACGCTGGGGCGCCTGGCGCTGAGCGACGTGCTGAACGTGGACTTCTGCGTGCTGCCGCCCGCGGAGGCCGCGCGCCCCCTGTGGCGCCCGTTCAGCGCGGGGTCCATTGGCGCGCTGCTGATGGACACCTCGGAGCCGGCGGTGCGGCTGGCGCACTATCTGGCGTGGGAGGTCCGCATCCCCATCGTCGTGGTGGGCACGGAGATCCCCGCGCCCTTGCAGGGTGCTCCCGCGGGAGCGAGCGCCCCGGGCGAGGACCTGACGGACGCCCTGCGCGCCATGCTCGTCCAGGCGCTCAACCCCGCGCCCACGCTGCCCGGCGTCTCCCAGGTGCAGCGCGCCGCCGTCGTGACACCTCCTTGA
- a CDS encoding tetratricopeptide repeat protein: MPRPWTLVLLLPLACKDPETAAAQKQAVQVQSSLSEGREALTQGSYSRAIAALQKAANAAPESVEPLLLLAKAHQGAGNPGAAILTLKQAEGLLPGTDPVIQKQLADLYLGEGQSAQAISTLVSLRDEGKLTNDDILFLARLQARQGHADEAFTTLERILRENPDDAATKTVEAEILLMKGEELLAANLMDRVLQASPSFTPARLLRARYFLMSGFSDLADADLQSVPPADADTTDVVAMKARVWMALNRPAEAEGALKKLLEDDADNAEALAWLAEIVRAQGRASEAQQLVDRALHLRPRLARALYVRGRVLEDQDDARAAEDSYRFALKAEPGFSPALSRMWRLHLKAGRKPDAQTVLERLMGLGEASVEEKAALANLYAQFETQLPRGRKLIDEALKREPQNPEYLRIQKAIDKATPQKKKAPTGPLIIRGGRR; the protein is encoded by the coding sequence TTGCCCCGTCCCTGGACGCTCGTCCTGCTCCTTCCGCTTGCCTGCAAGGACCCGGAGACGGCGGCCGCCCAGAAGCAGGCCGTCCAGGTCCAATCCTCCCTGTCCGAGGGCCGGGAGGCGCTGACCCAGGGCAGCTACAGCCGCGCCATCGCCGCGCTCCAGAAGGCCGCCAACGCGGCGCCGGAGAGCGTGGAGCCGCTGCTGCTCCTCGCGAAGGCCCACCAGGGCGCCGGCAATCCAGGCGCGGCCATCCTCACGCTCAAGCAGGCGGAGGGGCTCCTGCCCGGCACCGACCCCGTCATCCAAAAGCAGCTGGCGGACCTGTACCTGGGGGAGGGGCAGAGCGCCCAGGCCATCTCCACGCTCGTCAGCCTGAGGGACGAGGGCAAGCTGACCAACGACGACATCCTGTTCCTGGCCCGCCTCCAGGCCCGGCAGGGCCACGCGGACGAGGCCTTCACCACGCTGGAGCGCATCCTCCGGGAGAACCCGGATGACGCCGCGACGAAGACGGTGGAGGCGGAGATATTGCTCATGAAGGGCGAGGAGCTGCTCGCGGCCAACTTGATGGACCGCGTGCTCCAGGCCTCGCCCAGCTTCACGCCCGCCCGCCTCCTGCGCGCGCGCTACTTCCTGATGAGCGGCTTCTCCGACCTGGCGGACGCGGACCTCCAGTCCGTGCCCCCGGCCGACGCGGACACCACCGACGTCGTGGCCATGAAGGCCCGGGTGTGGATGGCGTTGAACCGCCCGGCGGAGGCCGAGGGCGCCCTCAAGAAGCTGCTGGAGGATGACGCGGACAACGCGGAGGCGCTGGCGTGGCTGGCGGAGATCGTCCGGGCCCAGGGCCGCGCGTCGGAGGCCCAGCAGCTGGTGGACCGCGCGCTGCACCTGCGTCCGCGCCTGGCCCGCGCGCTGTACGTGCGCGGCCGCGTGCTGGAGGACCAGGACGACGCCCGCGCCGCGGAGGACAGCTACCGCTTCGCCCTCAAGGCGGAGCCCGGCTTCTCGCCCGCGCTGTCGCGCATGTGGCGGCTGCACCTGAAGGCGGGCCGCAAGCCGGACGCGCAGACCGTCCTGGAGCGGCTGATGGGCCTGGGCGAGGCGTCGGTGGAGGAGAAGGCCGCGCTCGCGAACCTCTACGCGCAGTTCGAAACCCAGCTGCCGCGCGGCAGGAAGCTCATCGACGAGGCCCTGAAGCGCGAGCCGCAGAACCCCGAGTACCTGCGCATCCAGAAGGCCATCGACAAGGCGACACCGCAGAAGAAGAAGGCCCCCACGGGGCCCCTCATCATCCGCGGCGGCCGGCGCTGA
- a CDS encoding coiled-coil domain-containing protein has protein sequence MLFALILVSVGFAVTLGLLLFRDTSGTGANAGRPSLSTSSSPSVRGELESETKARAKAESEVQRKQKELDEQRAQLQEVKEQLKQAKRKLFEQKEGDKGSNDLVKARAEVERNASVQLEQTRSELAQALTENARLRADSESRGGARRREAPAAAPAQTPAAAPAAPAEQIAAPASEPVVSAAVSVTPVPVAPAEPVRRYRELNDADREKMDRLEQAANKDRARAVELEKDLRRVKGRADTQARILAVTKSEADLGKDKYKALEKRLNRTLLERDLLRRAIKDLEKKTGMLAERTELTPDEVAASDQRSDEMARVRAEAEARAAAPATPTESAPSETAAAPASAEAEAKPSEASSSNA, from the coding sequence TTGCTGTTTGCACTCATCCTCGTATCGGTCGGGTTCGCGGTGACGCTCGGCCTGCTGCTCTTCAGAGACACGAGCGGCACCGGCGCCAACGCCGGCCGGCCCTCGCTTTCGACGTCCTCGTCGCCCTCCGTCCGGGGCGAGCTGGAATCGGAGACCAAGGCGCGCGCGAAGGCGGAATCGGAGGTCCAGCGCAAGCAGAAGGAGCTGGACGAACAGCGCGCGCAGCTCCAGGAGGTCAAGGAGCAGCTCAAGCAGGCCAAGCGCAAACTCTTCGAGCAGAAGGAAGGCGACAAGGGCTCCAACGACCTGGTGAAGGCCCGCGCCGAGGTGGAGCGCAACGCCAGCGTCCAGTTGGAGCAGACCCGCTCGGAGCTGGCGCAGGCCCTGACGGAGAACGCCCGGCTGCGCGCGGACAGCGAGTCGCGCGGTGGCGCCCGTCGCCGTGAGGCCCCCGCCGCCGCCCCGGCGCAGACGCCCGCCGCCGCCCCCGCCGCCCCGGCCGAGCAGATCGCCGCGCCCGCGAGCGAGCCCGTGGTGAGCGCGGCGGTGTCGGTGACGCCCGTCCCCGTGGCCCCGGCGGAGCCCGTGCGCCGCTACCGCGAGCTGAACGACGCGGACCGCGAGAAGATGGACCGCCTGGAGCAGGCGGCGAACAAGGACCGCGCCCGCGCCGTGGAGCTGGAGAAGGACCTGCGCCGGGTGAAGGGCCGCGCCGACACGCAGGCGCGCATCCTGGCCGTGACCAAGTCCGAGGCCGACCTGGGCAAGGACAAGTACAAGGCGCTGGAGAAGCGCCTCAACCGGACGCTGCTGGAGCGCGACCTGCTTCGCCGGGCCATCAAGGACCTGGAGAAGAAGACGGGCATGCTCGCCGAGCGCACGGAGCTGACGCCGGACGAGGTCGCCGCCAGCGACCAGCGCAGCGACGAGATGGCCCGCGTCCGCGCGGAGGCGGAGGCCCGCGCCGCCGCCCCGGCCACGCCGACCGAGTCCGCGCCCTCCGAGACGGCCGCCGCCCCGGCGTCCGCCGAGGCCGAGGCGAAGCCCTCCGAGGCCTCTTCGTCCAACGCCTGA
- a CDS encoding M16 family metallopeptidase: MSFTPYRDVLPSGLRVVTVETPHLHTALLAVYVRTGSRHETVENNGVSHFLEHLFFRGSEGWPDTVKMNAAVEEVGGNLNGATTRDHGYYYTPLHPAHLRVGLDVIGDMLTRPRLTDMEVERQIILEEMLDEVDDKGRDIDLDNLSKRLLFPGHPLALKIAGTRESVQALTHAQVLEHFARHYVAGNLVVSAAGSVKHSEVLALAERAFAHLPQGVASTESAPPALGPGPHFHFVSHDESQTEFKLTFRAVPEQHEDFPALQILRRLLDDGLSSRLPFEIVEKRGLAYSVQAGLDTYHDISLFEIEAASAPEKASLVVAEALRVLSALCEEEASEEELNRAKRRHRMLLEFSQDSPGELAGWFGGVELFRTPETFSHRADQVDRQTAARVREVARRYFTRENLLVVAVGQRKGLKALEQVVADAEGLPSSAGVSAGRRG; this comes from the coding sequence ATGAGCTTTACACCGTACCGGGACGTGCTGCCCTCCGGGCTGCGCGTCGTCACCGTCGAAACGCCCCACCTGCACACCGCCCTCCTGGCCGTCTACGTGCGGACCGGCAGCCGCCACGAAACGGTGGAGAACAACGGCGTCAGCCACTTCCTGGAGCACCTCTTCTTCCGGGGGAGCGAGGGCTGGCCGGACACGGTGAAGATGAACGCGGCGGTGGAGGAGGTGGGCGGCAACCTCAACGGCGCCACCACCCGCGACCACGGCTACTACTACACCCCGCTGCACCCGGCCCACCTGCGCGTGGGCCTGGACGTCATCGGCGACATGCTCACCCGCCCCCGCCTCACCGACATGGAGGTGGAGCGGCAGATCATCCTGGAGGAGATGCTCGACGAGGTGGACGACAAGGGGCGCGACATCGACCTGGACAACCTGTCCAAGCGCCTGCTGTTCCCCGGCCACCCGCTGGCCTTGAAGATCGCCGGCACCCGCGAGTCCGTGCAGGCCCTTACCCACGCCCAGGTGCTCGAACACTTCGCCCGGCACTACGTGGCCGGCAACCTGGTGGTGTCCGCCGCGGGCAGCGTGAAGCACTCGGAGGTGCTGGCGCTGGCCGAGCGCGCCTTCGCCCACCTGCCCCAGGGCGTCGCCTCCACGGAGAGCGCGCCCCCCGCCCTGGGCCCCGGCCCGCACTTCCACTTCGTCTCGCATGACGAGTCGCAGACGGAGTTCAAGCTCACCTTCCGCGCCGTGCCGGAGCAGCACGAGGACTTCCCCGCGCTCCAGATCCTCCGGCGCCTGCTGGACGACGGGCTGTCGTCGCGGCTGCCCTTTGAGATCGTGGAGAAGCGAGGCCTGGCCTACTCCGTCCAGGCCGGGCTGGACACGTACCACGACATCAGCCTCTTCGAGATTGAAGCGGCCAGCGCGCCGGAGAAGGCGTCGCTGGTGGTGGCCGAGGCGCTGCGCGTCCTCTCCGCGCTCTGCGAGGAGGAGGCGAGCGAGGAGGAGCTGAACCGCGCCAAGCGCCGCCACCGCATGCTGCTGGAGTTCTCGCAGGACTCGCCGGGTGAGCTGGCCGGGTGGTTCGGCGGCGTGGAGCTGTTCCGCACGCCGGAGACGTTCAGCCACCGCGCGGATCAGGTGGACCGCCAGACGGCCGCGAGGGTGCGGGAGGTGGCCCGTCGCTACTTCACCCGCGAGAACCTGCTCGTCGTGGCGGTGGGCCAGCGCAAGGGCCTCAAGGCGCTGGAGCAGGTGGTGGCGGACGCGGAGGGCCTTCCCTCCTCCGCGGGGGTCAGCGCCGGCCGCCGCGGATGA